One Halanaerobium hydrogeniformans genomic window, TGCTCATATTCTAAAAGTAAATTACTCAAATAAGTAGTTAAACAATCAAAAAGCACAGTTTTGCTGGAGGGTATTTCTTTAATTTTAGTGCTGATATCAAGAGCTTCTTCTATAGTCTCCCAACTGTCAGGACGCTGTTTTTGATGGGCTTTAATTCTAGCCTTCATTTCTTCATCAACTGCCTGACCACTGGCTAAATATATAACATCATCACCAGCTATTTTTTTTGCAATTAATTCTGCAAAAGAACTTTTACCACTTCTTGCTCCACCCAGTATTAAAATTATCCCCATTCTATCCACTCCCATCAGCTAATCTTTTTAGTCGTTTTCTTTACTAACACCGGCCTCTTCGAAAGTTGCCATATCTCTTATAATATTAACTGCTTGATCAAAAAATGGCAGTGCAAGTACTGCACCTGTTCCCTCACCAAGTCTCATCTGGAGATCGATATAAGGTTCAAGATTAAGTTCCTCATAAATCTTTATATGACCGGGTTCCGCTGATTTATGAGAAGGAAATAAATATTTTACAACTCCGGGGCATAATTTGTAGGCTGTTAGTGCTGCTGCAGCTGAGATTAATCCATCAATAACTACTGCTTTTTTCATTGCTGCTGCTCCCAGCATTACTCCTGCCATACCAGCAATTTCTAAACCACCCACTGAAGCTAAAACATCCAGAGCATCTTCTTTGTCAGGCTTATTATAATCAATTGCTCTTTGAATTACATCAATTTTATTTTTTACCCCTTCTTCGTTAAGTCCGGTACCTTTACCCACAACTTTATTTAAGTCTAAACCAGTAAATACAGCCAGAACTGCACTGCTTGGGGTTGTATTTGCAATGCCAACCTCTCCTGTAGATATAATGTCTGCACCTTCTTCTACAGCTTTTTTCGCCTGTTCAATACCTACTTCCAGAGCTCCTACAGCCTCTTCTCTTGTCATGGCAGGTCCTTTGGTCATGTTTTCAGTACCAGCTTTGATTTTAGCTTTGACTAAAAGATCATTATCAATATCTTCTATCATACCGATGTCAACAATTTTCAATTTTGCACCAGAACCTTCTGCTAGAACATTTATTGCTGCTCCATTTGCTAAAAAATTATGTACCATTTGTGTTGTTACAGATTGGGGATAAGCACTAACCCCTTCTTCTGCTACTCCATGATCACCTGCCATAATTATATGAACCTTGTTTTGTAACTCAGGAAAAAGTTCACCATAAATCCCTGCCAGTTTTATAGCCATTTCCTCCAGCTTACCCAGACTCCCCTGAGGTTTTGTAAGTTGATCTAACCTTATTTGAGCTTTATCCATCATCTTTTGGTCCAGTTCATTAATTTCATTTAAAGTTTTTTCAAGTGTTTTCATTCTGTACCTCCATTAATTGTTTTTAATATAGCTTAGTTTAGTTTAGTTTAGCTTTGATTTAATATTTTCTTTAAATTATTAATTAAAAGCTCATTATTTTTACGGTCTTTTATAGCAATCCGAATATAATCATCTTCTAAACCATTATAACTATCACAATTTCTGATCATTATTTTTGATTCTAATAATTTATTCTGCAATTTTTTTGCACTAAGTCCTGTCTCACTAATATCTATAAATATGAAATTAGCATTTGCCTTAAAAACTTTTAAATCCTCAATTTGCTGCAGATTCGAATATAGGTAGTTTTTTTCTGCAGCTATTTTTTTAAAACTTTTTTCAAGGTATTGTTCAATCTCTTTTCTTTCTGTAAAAATAATTTCAGCAGCCAGTTGAGCAAAGTAATTAACAGACCAGGGATCTCTATTTTTTTCTAAGTCTATACTTATATCCTCTGCTGCCAGAGTATATCCCAAGCGCAAACCGGGTAAAGCAAATAATTTAGTCAGCGAACGCATAATAATCAAGTTAGAATACTTATCTAAAAGTTTTAAAGCTGTATAATCTTCAGCAGCCGAAAGAAAGTCTATAAAAGCTTCATCAAGCACAAATAAAATATCTTTAGCACTGGCTGCAGCAAGTATCTCTTCAATTTTATTTAAATTTAACAAAGCACCAGTTGGATTATTTGGATTACAGATAAAGATTAAATCTATGTCTTCAGAAAGCTCTGCAATAACTTTTGTGCTGTCAATTTTAAAATCATTTTCTTTTTTAAGCTTAAAATGACATACTTCTGCACCTATGCTTTTTGCAGCTAGTTCATATTCAGAAAATGTAGGATCTACAACCATAACTTTTTTTGGTTTTAGCACTTTTGTAATCTGATAAATTAGTTCTGATGCTCCACTGCCAACTGTAACACTCTGTTTACTAAGCTGATGATGCTCAGCAATTAATTTTTTAATTCTTTTGGCATTAGCTTCAGGATAATTTTCAATTCCTTTAACATTTCTTTTTATTTCGTCTAAGATAATTTCTGGAGGCCCCAAAAAATTTATGTTTGCACTAAAATCAATTAATTCTTCAGGTTCAAACCCACTCTTTTTTGCAGCTTTGATTAAGTTTCCTCCATGAAGATGTTCCATTATCAACCCTCATTTCTATACCACCTGAAATCAGTTTAACTCTATTTAAAAATTTTAGTTCAGGTAAATTTTCTTTTATTTCTAATAATAGTTCTGTTTCTATAAAATTCTTTGCAACCAGAATTCCAATCAATGTTCCGCTGTGAGCAATATTAACCCCATATATCCCCTCTTTTTGATCAGTTATTTCAACTAATTTTGCAAGACTCTTTTTGGGGAGAATATGCTGATGGGCAAAACTGCTTAATGTTGACGCTTTACCTATCAATCTACAATCTTCTTCTCTAATTCCTTTTTTAAGAATAGAAAGAGCTTTTTTTATTATATCTTCTTTGTTTTTATTTAAAAAAGCAAGTTTTTTGTTTTTATTAAATTTTAGAGAGTCTACCAACCCTGGTTCTTTAAAAAGCATTATATCCATTTCCGGTGCTTCCCCTAAATATTCAGCATCTTTACCACTGCGGTGATTAAAGATATGAAGACCATCAAGAAATACACTGTCACTAGGCTCAATTTTAATCGCAATATTTGTTAATAAATTTATATCTATTTCTCCCTTTAGCAAAATCATTATCGCTGCGAGAGAAGCCGTAATATCAGCTGTAGAAGAAGCCATTCCAGCAGCATTTATTAAATCTGTGTTAATATCTATTTTTATTCCTTTTTTGGGTAGTTCATACTTTTTTAATAAAAGCTCTACAGCTTGTTGGGTTCTAGGTGCATATTTATTTATTTTTATATTTTCAATTGTCTGATCAAAATGAACATTAACCCGACTGTATAGATTAATTGGACAGGATACTAAAAAATCATTGCCATCGATACTGCCTTGAATAAGTTCTCCACAGCTGCCTGGAACTCTAACTCTTACTCCTTGCACAGAAAATCTCCTTTCTGCTTAAAAATACTGATTTTAATTTAATGATGATTTAGAGTTATACTTAAAATATTATAATATCAATAGCTGAATTCCTGTTTTTACAATTGCTGAAACAGCTATGAATATCAAAACTGAAAAATAGATTAATTTATTCATTCTTAAAATATCATTAATCTCAAATTCTTTAATTTTGTCTCCCAGATAAGCTCTAAAACTTTGTTCTCCCTGATAATAATTATAGCCACCAAATCTTAAAGAAAGTGCTCCTGCTGCAGCCGCCTCGGGATAACCAGCATTTGGGCTGGGATGTTTTCCTGCATCTCTTCTCATAATCTTAAATGCGGCTCGAAAATCATAGGCAAAGATAATAGAAGCCGCTATAAAACTAAACCCGGTTATTCTAGCTGGAAAATAATTAAATAAGTCATCTAATTTAGCAGCAGCTCTACCAAAATTAATATATTTCTCGTTTTTGTAACCGAGCATAGAATCAAGAGTGTTAACAGCTTTATAGCTTACCGCAAGTGGAGTTCCTCCTATGAGATAAAAAAACATTGGAGCTATAATACCATCAGAAGTGTTTTCTGCTAAACTCTCTAAAGCAGCTCTTATAACATCTTCTCTACTTGAACTGCTGCAGTCTCTACCTACTATCATATTAACCTTTTTCCTGGCAGTTTTTAAGTCATCCTCTTTTAAGGCAGAATATACTTTTTTACCTGAATCAACAAGTCCTTTTAATGCTAAACAGGAACTTAAAAGCAATAAATTAACGATGTAGGCAAAATAATAATTTAAGAACAAAGCTCCCCTGATAATCAAAGCAGTTATGATATAGCTGCTAGTAATTACAATAATCACCAGAATCAATCCCCAAATTTTTTGGGTTTTTTTGCTTTGATTATTTTTTCTTAGTTTATTTTCCAAAAATTTTATAAGATTACCTATTAAAACAACCGGGTGTGGTAAAAAACTCGGATCAGAAATAATAAGATCAATAATTAGGGCTGCAATTAATAAATATATAGAGCCCATTTTCAAACCTCCCGCTTCTGCTTATATTTAACTGCACTCTGCAGAATATTTTCAACAATTTTAGGATTGGAAGCAAAATGCAAATGAAGATAAGAAGCCAAGACATTGTCATTTACACTGTAACCACCTTTTGAAGCTTTATATTGATAATTTAATTCCTGTTCATTGATAGGGCCAGATATTTTTGAATAATGAAAAACATGTCCTCTAGCTTTTTCACCTTTTTTAAATAATATATTATCACTAATTGATTCAATCTCTCTATAGCCCATTTCCTGCAGACTATCTTCCATTTCAACCTCTAAAGGGAGAATTGAAGTCATAGCATAGCTTTTCCCATTAAAGTTTTTGATACTACTGCATAAATACATCAAACCACCACATTCAGCATAAAGCGGCAGACCAGAATTAACTTTTGAAAGTAAATCTTTTTTAAAAGCTGAATTTGCTGAAAGCTCTTCTAAAAAACTTTCGGGAAAACCACCACCCAGATAAAGAAAATCAACTTCGACTAAGCTTTTATCGGTAATAGGGCTAAAATATATTATTTCTGCACCAGCAGCTTTTAACATATCTAGATTGCTTTGATAATAAAAATTAAATGCCTGATCATATGCAACACCGATTTTTATTTCATTTTCTAATACCCTATTTTTGAAATCATCAGAAATAAAGGACATATCAGAATTTACTGTAGTGATATTTTGCTTCTTTAATTCTGCTAAAGTTAAATTTTTTGCTGAAGAGGCTAAAAGCTTTATCCTCTCAAGATCAATATATTCTTCAATCAAAGAGCTTAATTTTTCGCCATAATCAATAACTCCACTGCTTTCGCCAGCTGGAACTAAACCCAGATGTCTTTCGGGAAGTTCAATTTCTATATTACGGGGCAGATAGCCAAGCACTTCAACTCCGACTTTCTCAGCTTCAACTGCTTCTTTTAGTAATTTATAGTGGCGTTTGCTGCTTATATTGTTGATGATTACACCTTTTAAATTCAATTCAGAATCATAATTTTTATAACCGTAAACAACAGCTGCAGCACTTTGAGCCAATTTTCCTGCATCTATAACCAGTACAACAGGGGTCTCAAGTATTTTGGCAATTTCAGCTGAACTGCTCACAGAATCAGCACCCTTACCATCATATAATCCCATAACACCTTCAATTATAGAGATATCAGCTTCTGCTGATTTTTTTAAAAAGATTTCTTTTACACCTTTTCTGCCTAAAAAATAACTGTCAAGATTATAAGAATTATTTTCACACATTATGGTATGGAAACCAGGATCAATATAATCTGGCCCTACTTTAAAGGGCTGAACATTGAGACCTCTGTTTTTTAATGCTCTCATAATACCCAGAGAAATAGTTGTTTTGCCGACTCCACTTCTGCTGCCTGCTATCAACAGCCTGTTTCTATTCATTACCGAATTCCTCCTCAAATACTGCAAGTGTAATCCCTGAAAACTTTCTCTTATCCATAATTAAATTTCCTTTTCCAGAGCTTAATATTGCTGCAGGTGCTGCTGCTGCAGCAATACCTGTTATTTTTTTTACGAATTTAGATTTTTCGATATTTAAATCTGCTTCTATTTTTTCAATTTCAGTTCTATCAACTATCTCAATATCTAATTTATTTTTTTCTGCAAAATCGAGAATACCCTTTTCGTCTTTTTTAAGATCAATAGTGGCAATTTTTTTAATGCTTTTTTTGTGAAGCTTTAATTCCTGTAATAAATCATCTACAGCTTCAGTGATTTTAAGTTCAGGTACATTTTTTCTGCAGCCAATACCAATAATAATATTTTGAGGAATCAACTGTAATTCATCTTTTTGCAGCTTGAGCTTTTCATTAGAGATGACTACACTAAACTCTGCCTCCTGGCAACTATTATTCATTTTATTTTTTTTATTTCTGCAGTCCTTTTTTTCTCTTAACTTAAGCGGAACAATATTTATCTGCTCATTAGTTTCAATTTCTAATTGATAATCAGTAAATATATTTAACTTCTTTCCATTTACAAGAGCAGCATTGGCATATTTAAGCCTGGTAAATGGTTGGATTTCACAACCGATTCTTTGAGCAAGCAAATCGATTGCTTCTAAATTATGGCAGTCTGTCGCAGTTGTTATTACTGCATTAGCTCCTATTTTTTGAGCAATATCTAAACTTAATTTATTTGCCCCACCTAAATGGCCAGAAAGTGTACTGATGACATTATTGCCTTTTTCATCAATTGTGACAACAGCAGGATCGCTTTTTTTACTCTGCAAATGGGGAGCTATCATCCTTATAACTATCCCAAGTGCCATTACAAAAACAAGCCCATCATAGCTTTTAAAAAGTTCTGCCGTTAAATCCTGAAGTGAACTATAATAATTGTAATTTCCACTCTTTTCTTTCATTTTTTCAGGTAGATAAATTTCAATACCATCCATTTTTTTTAGCAGGTTAAGCGCTAAGTTTTTTCCACCTGAAGTTAAGGCAATAATGGCTATTTTAGTTTCAGCTTTATTGAGCTGCCCCATCAGCTACACCTCCTTAATTATTTTTAAGATACTCGATTAAATTATTAATCTCTTCGAATTTTTGTGGATAAAGAATTTCTGGCCTTTCGATAATTATAATTGGTATATTAAGTTCAAGGGCTGCTTCAATTTTTGTTTTCAGGCCACCCCTATTTCCACTGGCTTTAGTAACCAGCACATCTGCTTTATATTCTTTAAACATGGCCTGATTAAATTCTCTACTAAAAGGCCCCTGTAAAGCAGCTATATTAGCAGGAGTTAATCCTAATTTTATTAATTTCTTAAGGAACTTTTCAGCTGGCAGTATTCTAAAAAAAAGTCTTTCCGTAAAATTATCAATATTCTCTACAAAGATATCTGCAGTTTTAGAACCTGTGCTTAAAAAAATCCTATGAAATTTATCAGCCTCCTCAGCAGCTTCCAGATAATTTTTTACTTTTATCAAAGCTTTATCTGGATAGATGCTTAAATCAAGGCTTTTCCTTTCATAACGCAAATATACTATCTCGCTTTTTTCTGCAGCTAAAATTGCATTTCTGGACAGCTCTTCAGCAAAAGGGTGGCTGGCATCGATTATGTATTTGATAGCATGTTCATTTATGAAATCCTGCATTTCAGCTTCACTTAATCTTTTTCTGATAGCTTTGACTGCAAATTTTTCATCCAGTAGCTTTTTACCATAATCAGTAGCTGCAGTTGCGATTATATTAATATCGATATTCTCTTTTAATTTTTCAATCAGCCGATAACTGTCTGAAGTACCAGCAAGTATCCAGATCATATTTTATAACCTCTTGGTGTAATTATTTTATTAGCTGCAACATAGGTATTTGAATTACCAATTATAACTGTTGTCAGCATATCAACTTTTTCTAAAGGTAGCTCACTAAGGGTTGTAATCATAAGTTCTTCTCCATCTCTGCCTACACTTTTTACAATACCAACCGGTGTGTCTGGACTCCTATGTTTAAGGAAAATTTTCTGTGTTTCTTGCAGCTGCATTTTTCTTCTGCTGCTACGAGGATTATAAAGGGTGGTAATAAAATCTGCTTCTGCAGCAGCCTTTAGTCTTTTTTTTATCTGATCCCAGGGAGTTAAAATATCACTTAAACTTATCACAACATAATCATGCATCAGGGGAGCACCCAACACAGCAGCTGCAGCATTTGCAGCAGTTATACCTGCTATTACTTCAACCTCAATTGCAATATCATTTTTTGCAATCAGTTCAAATGCCGGTCCTGCCATTCCATAGACTCCAGCATCACCACTACTGATAAGAGCTACCTTTTTACCTGCAGCA contains:
- the cobT gene encoding nicotinate-nucleotide--dimethylbenzimidazole phosphoribosyltransferase, coding for MKTLEKTLNEINELDQKMMDKAQIRLDQLTKPQGSLGKLEEMAIKLAGIYGELFPELQNKVHIIMAGDHGVAEEGVSAYPQSVTTQMVHNFLANGAAINVLAEGSGAKLKIVDIGMIEDIDNDLLVKAKIKAGTENMTKGPAMTREEAVGALEVGIEQAKKAVEEGADIISTGEVGIANTTPSSAVLAVFTGLDLNKVVGKGTGLNEEGVKNKIDVIQRAIDYNKPDKEDALDVLASVGGLEIAGMAGVMLGAAAMKKAVVIDGLISAAAALTAYKLCPGVVKYLFPSHKSAEPGHIKIYEELNLEPYIDLQMRLGEGTGAVLALPFFDQAVNIIRDMATFEEAGVSKEND
- the cobD gene encoding threonine-phosphate decarboxylase CobD, giving the protein MEHLHGGNLIKAAKKSGFEPEELIDFSANINFLGPPEIILDEIKRNVKGIENYPEANAKRIKKLIAEHHQLSKQSVTVGSGASELIYQITKVLKPKKVMVVDPTFSEYELAAKSIGAEVCHFKLKKENDFKIDSTKVIAELSEDIDLIFICNPNNPTGALLNLNKIEEILAAASAKDILFVLDEAFIDFLSAAEDYTALKLLDKYSNLIIMRSLTKLFALPGLRLGYTLAAEDISIDLEKNRDPWSVNYFAQLAAEIIFTERKEIEQYLEKSFKKIAAEKNYLYSNLQQIEDLKVFKANANFIFIDISETGLSAKKLQNKLLESKIMIRNCDSYNGLEDDYIRIAIKDRKNNELLINNLKKILNQS
- a CDS encoding GHMP kinase, whose amino-acid sequence is MQGVRVRVPGSCGELIQGSIDGNDFLVSCPINLYSRVNVHFDQTIENIKINKYAPRTQQAVELLLKKYELPKKGIKIDINTDLINAAGMASSTADITASLAAIMILLKGEIDINLLTNIAIKIEPSDSVFLDGLHIFNHRSGKDAEYLGEAPEMDIMLFKEPGLVDSLKFNKNKKLAFLNKNKEDIIKKALSILKKGIREEDCRLIGKASTLSSFAHQHILPKKSLAKLVEITDQKEGIYGVNIAHSGTLIGILVAKNFIETELLLEIKENLPELKFLNRVKLISGGIEMRVDNGTSSWRKLNQSCKKEWV
- the cbiB gene encoding adenosylcobinamide-phosphate synthase CbiB, with the protein product MGSIYLLIAALIIDLIISDPSFLPHPVVLIGNLIKFLENKLRKNNQSKKTQKIWGLILVIIVITSSYIITALIIRGALFLNYYFAYIVNLLLLSSCLALKGLVDSGKKVYSALKEDDLKTARKKVNMIVGRDCSSSSREDVIRAALESLAENTSDGIIAPMFFYLIGGTPLAVSYKAVNTLDSMLGYKNEKYINFGRAAAKLDDLFNYFPARITGFSFIAASIIFAYDFRAAFKIMRRDAGKHPSPNAGYPEAAAAGALSLRFGGYNYYQGEQSFRAYLGDKIKEFEINDILRMNKLIYFSVLIFIAVSAIVKTGIQLLIL
- a CDS encoding cobyrinate a,c-diamide synthase — encoded protein: MNRNRLLIAGSRSGVGKTTISLGIMRALKNRGLNVQPFKVGPDYIDPGFHTIMCENNSYNLDSYFLGRKGVKEIFLKKSAEADISIIEGVMGLYDGKGADSVSSSAEIAKILETPVVLVIDAGKLAQSAAAVVYGYKNYDSELNLKGVIINNISSKRHYKLLKEAVEAEKVGVEVLGYLPRNIEIELPERHLGLVPAGESSGVIDYGEKLSSLIEEYIDLERIKLLASSAKNLTLAELKKQNITTVNSDMSFISDDFKNRVLENEIKIGVAYDQAFNFYYQSNLDMLKAAGAEIIYFSPITDKSLVEVDFLYLGGGFPESFLEELSANSAFKKDLLSKVNSGLPLYAECGGLMYLCSSIKNFNGKSYAMTSILPLEVEMEDSLQEMGYREIESISDNILFKKGEKARGHVFHYSKISGPINEQELNYQYKASKGGYSVNDNVLASYLHLHFASNPKIVENILQSAVKYKQKREV
- a CDS encoding cobalt-precorrin 5A hydrolase, with the protein product MGQLNKAETKIAIIALTSGGKNLALNLLKKMDGIEIYLPEKMKEKSGNYNYYSSLQDLTAELFKSYDGLVFVMALGIVIRMIAPHLQSKKSDPAVVTIDEKGNNVISTLSGHLGGANKLSLDIAQKIGANAVITTATDCHNLEAIDLLAQRIGCEIQPFTRLKYANAALVNGKKLNIFTDYQLEIETNEQINIVPLKLREKKDCRNKKNKMNNSCQEAEFSVVISNEKLKLQKDELQLIPQNIIIGIGCRKNVPELKITEAVDDLLQELKLHKKSIKKIATIDLKKDEKGILDFAEKNKLDIEIVDRTEIEKIEADLNIEKSKFVKKITGIAAAAAPAAILSSGKGNLIMDKRKFSGITLAVFEEEFGNE
- the cobK gene encoding precorrin-6A reductase, with translation MIWILAGTSDSYRLIEKLKENIDINIIATAATDYGKKLLDEKFAVKAIRKRLSEAEMQDFINEHAIKYIIDASHPFAEELSRNAILAAEKSEIVYLRYERKSLDLSIYPDKALIKVKNYLEAAEEADKFHRIFLSTGSKTADIFVENIDNFTERLFFRILPAEKFLKKLIKLGLTPANIAALQGPFSREFNQAMFKEYKADVLVTKASGNRGGLKTKIEAALELNIPIIIIERPEILYPQKFEEINNLIEYLKNN
- the cobJ gene encoding precorrin-3B C(17)-methyltransferase, with protein sequence MQLNKDLYIIGIGPGNLADISRKAYQVLNEVDVIVGYKKYIECIKELTREKQQLYSTGMRKEMERVEKAVGLAAAGKKVALISSGDAGVYGMAGPAFELIAKNDIAIEVEVIAGITAANAAAAVLGAPLMHDYVVISLSDILTPWDQIKKRLKAAAEADFITTLYNPRSSRRKMQLQETQKIFLKHRSPDTPVGIVKSVGRDGEELMITTLSELPLEKVDMLTTVIIGNSNTYVAANKIITPRGYKI